The following are from one region of the Sorghum bicolor cultivar BTx623 chromosome 2, Sorghum_bicolor_NCBIv3, whole genome shotgun sequence genome:
- the LOC8056241 gene encoding U-box domain-containing protein 35 isoform X3, protein MVYAISKGGLSMVYSPGSESDNSSKILQVNESSNSELSSDKSSVSDITPSAISRSNSLGGNLDSLPSAHHNWPHSLQEHLSGSTSTSTVDAQSISPCTDGSSNLRISEKSPTVSRALQELMLSEDEASTPCASGQISASTNLPVSGKALTIKSSLQGLMLSEDKASTPCASGQISGSSNLPITDKAPTVSNALQELMLSEDKDNVNFELEKLRIKLGHMKGVCKLVQDESTSASQQMIDLVERRAQEEARLLEVHYRINTTIEAAQKEREQRYAVEAQARHVRDLAKEEALKKQNLQLRASREADNMQKLEKLLESGGKSYIIFTWEEIESATSSFSEALKIGSGANGTVYKGKIHQKTVAIKVLKSDDSRITKHFEQELEILGKTRHRHLLLLLGACLDRACLVYEYMENGSLEDRLQCKGGTAPLPWYHRFRIAWEISLALVYLHSSKPKPIIHRDLKPANILLDSNFTSKIGDAGLATLLPLRDASSTHTIQKATDLVGTLFYMDPEYQRTGQVSAKSDVYALGMVFLQLLTANSPMGLADTVERAVEEDRLIDILDQHAGKWPVREAHELTQLGLRCLEMRSKDRPDLKSKVLVVLERLNNMASTACDSVQAVPVAPPSHFICPILKRVMQNPCIASDGYSYERVAIEMWLHENDVSPLTKTRLPDKNLVPNHALLCLINCWKGEAGATGLIC, encoded by the exons ATGGTGTATGCTATTTCAAAAGGTGGGTTGTCCATGGTTTACTCTCCTGGATCAGAAAGTGACAACAGTTCTAAGATACTCCAGGTCAACGAGAGTTCTAACAGTGAGCTTTCTTCAGATAAGTCATCGGTATCAG ATATTACACCTTCCGCAATTTCCAGATCCAACTCGCTTGGTGGGAATCTGGACAGTCTCCCCTCTGCACATCATAATTGGCCACACTCTTTACAAGAACATCTCTCTGGAAGCACTTCAACGTCTACTGTTGATGCTCAAAGTATCAGTCCTTGTACTGATGGATCTAGTAACTTGCGTATCTCAGAAAAAAGTCCAACCGTGAGCAGGGCACTGCAGGAATTGATGCTCTCAGAGGACGAG GCAAGCACTCCTTGTGCTAGTGGTCAAATTTCTGCATCTACTAATTTGCCTGTCTCCGGCAAAGCTCTAACTATAAAGAGTTCGCTGCAGGGATTGATGCTTTCGGAGGACAAG GCAAGCACTCCTTGTGCTAGTGGTCAAATATCTGGATCTAGTAACTTGCCCATCACAGACAAAGCTCCAACTGTAAGCAATGCACTGCAAGAATTGATGCTTTCAGAAGACAAG GATAATGTCAATTTTGAGCTTGAAAAACTCAGGATTAAACTAGGACATATGAAAGGAGTGTGCAAACTCGTTCAGGATGAGTCTACCAGTGCTTCTCAGCAA ATGATTGACCTAGTTGAAAGACgtgctcaagaggaagctcggcTGCTGGAGGTCCACTACAGGATCAACACTACTATTGAGGCAGCACAGAAAGAGAGGGAGCAGCGGTACGCTGTAGAGGCGCAAGCCAGGCATGTGAGGGACCTTGCAAAAGAAGAAGCTTTGAAAAAGCAGAATTTGCAGCTTAGGGCATCAAGGGAGGCTGATAATATGCAAAAGCTGGAGAAACTTCTTGAATCGGGAGGCAAGTCATACATAATATTTACATGGGAGGAGATAGAATCTGCTACATCATCGTTTTCAGAGGCACTTAAGATTGGATCGGGAGCTAATGGAACAGTGTACAAGGGCAAAATCCACCAGAAGACAGTGGCCATAAAAGTACTCAAATCTGATGACAGCCGCATCACCAAACATTTCGAACAGGAG CTTGAGATTTTGGGTAAGACCCGGCATCGCCATTTGTTGCTGCTTCTAGGTGCCTGTCTGGACAGAGCTTGCTTGGTGTACGAATACATGGAGAATGGCAGCCTTGAGGATCGGCTGCAGTGCAAAGGAGGCACAGCCCCACTCCCATGGTACCACCGTTTCCGTATTGCATGGGAAATATCATTGGCTCTTGTCTATCTACACAGTTCAAAACCAAAGCCAATTATCCACCGTGACCTCAAGCCTGCAAATATACTCCTTGACAGCAATTTCACTAGCAAAATTGGCGATGCAGGCCTTGCAACATTGCTTCCCTTAAGGGACGCTTCGTCAACACATACAATTCAAAAAGCAACAGATCTAGTTGGTACACTATTTTACATGGATCCAGAGTATCAGAGGACAGGTCAAGTCTCAGCAAAATCTGATGTATACGCTTTGGGCATGGTGTTCTTGCAGCTTCTGACTGCAAATTCACCAATGGGGCTAGCAGACACTGTTGAGCGAGCAGTGGAAGAGGATCGCCTTATTGACATCCTGGACCAGCATGCAGGAAAGTGGCCTGTGCGAGAAGCGCATGAGCTAACTCAGCTTGGCCTAAGATGTTTGGAAATGCGAAGCAAGGATCGACCTGACCTGAAGTCTAAGGTTCTTGTAGTTTTAGAGCGGCTGAACAATATGGCCAGCACTGCCTGTGACTCAGTGCAGGCAGTCCCAGTTGCACCACCAAGCCATTTTATTTGCCCTATACTCAAG AGGGTAATGCAGAATCCATGCATCGCATCTGACGGGTACTCATACGAGCGGGTTGCGATTGAGATGTGGCTTCATGAGAATGATGTGTCACCATTGACGAAGACACGGCTTCCTGACAAGAACTTGGTGCCCAATCATGCTCTGCTATGCCTGATCAATTGTTGGAAGGGAGAAGCAGGAGCTACTGGGCTCATTTGCTGA
- the LOC8056241 gene encoding U-box domain-containing protein 35 isoform X1, whose translation MPTQEETVVTESSPSSDPPITIGLAVSSSKSSKYAVRWALKNFGTRKRTRFMLIHVRQKVTLVPTPMGNYVPVDQVRDDIASAYEKEVECEAQNMLLMYRNMCDGKVEAEVLVVKGDDVAETISGVVLACQIHKLFVGVSSQGNFIRKSKGTRTSSRICKCVPSFCMVYAISKGGLSMVYSPGSESDNSSKILQVNESSNSELSSDKSSVSDITPSAISRSNSLGGNLDSLPSAHHNWPHSLQEHLSGSTSTSTVDAQSISPCTDGSSNLRISEKSPTVSRALQELMLSEDEASTPCASGQISASTNLPVSGKALTIKSSLQGLMLSEDKASTPCASGQISGSSNLPITDKAPTVSNALQELMLSEDKDNVNFELEKLRIKLGHMKGVCKLVQDESTSASQQMIDLVERRAQEEARLLEVHYRINTTIEAAQKEREQRYAVEAQARHVRDLAKEEALKKQNLQLRASREADNMQKLEKLLESGGKSYIIFTWEEIESATSSFSEALKIGSGANGTVYKGKIHQKTVAIKVLKSDDSRITKHFEQELEILGKTRHRHLLLLLGACLDRACLVYEYMENGSLEDRLQCKGGTAPLPWYHRFRIAWEISLALVYLHSSKPKPIIHRDLKPANILLDSNFTSKIGDAGLATLLPLRDASSTHTIQKATDLVGTLFYMDPEYQRTGQVSAKSDVYALGMVFLQLLTANSPMGLADTVERAVEEDRLIDILDQHAGKWPVREAHELTQLGLRCLEMRSKDRPDLKSKVLVVLERLNNMASTACDSVQAVPVAPPSHFICPILKRVMQNPCIASDGYSYERVAIEMWLHENDVSPLTKTRLPDKNLVPNHALLCLINCWKGEAGATGLIC comes from the exons ATGCCTACCCAAGAAGAAACTGTGGTCACTGAATCATCACCGTCTAGTGATCCACCTATCACTATTGGGTTGGCCGTGAGCAGCTCCAAGTCCAGCAAGTATGCAGTGAGATGGGCTCTGAAAAACTTTGGTACCAGAAAGAGGACAAGGTTCATGCTCATCCATGTCCGGCAAAAGGTCACACTTGTCCCAACCCCGA TGGGCAACTATGTTCCTGTTGATCAAGTGAGGGATGACATTGCCAGTGCATATGAAAAGGAAGTGGAATGTGAGGCCCAAAATATGCTCCTTATGTACAGGAACATGTGTGATGGGAAG GTTGAAGCTGAAGTATTGGTTGTCAAGGGTGATGATGTGGCAGAAACTATTTCAGGTGTTGTCTTAGCATGccaaatccacaagctttttgTTGGTGTCTCTTCTCAAGGCAACTTTATTAG GAAGTCCAAGGGCACTAGGACGTCCTCTCGCATATGCAAGTGTGTTCCAAGTTTTTGTATGGTGTATGCTATTTCAAAAGGTGGGTTGTCCATGGTTTACTCTCCTGGATCAGAAAGTGACAACAGTTCTAAGATACTCCAGGTCAACGAGAGTTCTAACAGTGAGCTTTCTTCAGATAAGTCATCGGTATCAG ATATTACACCTTCCGCAATTTCCAGATCCAACTCGCTTGGTGGGAATCTGGACAGTCTCCCCTCTGCACATCATAATTGGCCACACTCTTTACAAGAACATCTCTCTGGAAGCACTTCAACGTCTACTGTTGATGCTCAAAGTATCAGTCCTTGTACTGATGGATCTAGTAACTTGCGTATCTCAGAAAAAAGTCCAACCGTGAGCAGGGCACTGCAGGAATTGATGCTCTCAGAGGACGAG GCAAGCACTCCTTGTGCTAGTGGTCAAATTTCTGCATCTACTAATTTGCCTGTCTCCGGCAAAGCTCTAACTATAAAGAGTTCGCTGCAGGGATTGATGCTTTCGGAGGACAAG GCAAGCACTCCTTGTGCTAGTGGTCAAATATCTGGATCTAGTAACTTGCCCATCACAGACAAAGCTCCAACTGTAAGCAATGCACTGCAAGAATTGATGCTTTCAGAAGACAAG GATAATGTCAATTTTGAGCTTGAAAAACTCAGGATTAAACTAGGACATATGAAAGGAGTGTGCAAACTCGTTCAGGATGAGTCTACCAGTGCTTCTCAGCAA ATGATTGACCTAGTTGAAAGACgtgctcaagaggaagctcggcTGCTGGAGGTCCACTACAGGATCAACACTACTATTGAGGCAGCACAGAAAGAGAGGGAGCAGCGGTACGCTGTAGAGGCGCAAGCCAGGCATGTGAGGGACCTTGCAAAAGAAGAAGCTTTGAAAAAGCAGAATTTGCAGCTTAGGGCATCAAGGGAGGCTGATAATATGCAAAAGCTGGAGAAACTTCTTGAATCGGGAGGCAAGTCATACATAATATTTACATGGGAGGAGATAGAATCTGCTACATCATCGTTTTCAGAGGCACTTAAGATTGGATCGGGAGCTAATGGAACAGTGTACAAGGGCAAAATCCACCAGAAGACAGTGGCCATAAAAGTACTCAAATCTGATGACAGCCGCATCACCAAACATTTCGAACAGGAG CTTGAGATTTTGGGTAAGACCCGGCATCGCCATTTGTTGCTGCTTCTAGGTGCCTGTCTGGACAGAGCTTGCTTGGTGTACGAATACATGGAGAATGGCAGCCTTGAGGATCGGCTGCAGTGCAAAGGAGGCACAGCCCCACTCCCATGGTACCACCGTTTCCGTATTGCATGGGAAATATCATTGGCTCTTGTCTATCTACACAGTTCAAAACCAAAGCCAATTATCCACCGTGACCTCAAGCCTGCAAATATACTCCTTGACAGCAATTTCACTAGCAAAATTGGCGATGCAGGCCTTGCAACATTGCTTCCCTTAAGGGACGCTTCGTCAACACATACAATTCAAAAAGCAACAGATCTAGTTGGTACACTATTTTACATGGATCCAGAGTATCAGAGGACAGGTCAAGTCTCAGCAAAATCTGATGTATACGCTTTGGGCATGGTGTTCTTGCAGCTTCTGACTGCAAATTCACCAATGGGGCTAGCAGACACTGTTGAGCGAGCAGTGGAAGAGGATCGCCTTATTGACATCCTGGACCAGCATGCAGGAAAGTGGCCTGTGCGAGAAGCGCATGAGCTAACTCAGCTTGGCCTAAGATGTTTGGAAATGCGAAGCAAGGATCGACCTGACCTGAAGTCTAAGGTTCTTGTAGTTTTAGAGCGGCTGAACAATATGGCCAGCACTGCCTGTGACTCAGTGCAGGCAGTCCCAGTTGCACCACCAAGCCATTTTATTTGCCCTATACTCAAG AGGGTAATGCAGAATCCATGCATCGCATCTGACGGGTACTCATACGAGCGGGTTGCGATTGAGATGTGGCTTCATGAGAATGATGTGTCACCATTGACGAAGACACGGCTTCCTGACAAGAACTTGGTGCCCAATCATGCTCTGCTATGCCTGATCAATTGTTGGAAGGGAGAAGCAGGAGCTACTGGGCTCATTTGCTGA
- the LOC8055802 gene encoding uncharacterized protein At1g66480, with amino-acid sequence MGNALAGRRRAAKVMTVDGGTFRYKTPAAAGAALRGHPGHQLLESEEVRRLGVRARPMDRDAPLKPGKLYFLVQIPRGGGDDDDPRAPRKTWSGALHVGARERLESLMLSRRTVSDVAASIVPSSAARLAAMSKPPSSVEVGVDGAVRLRMRLPKAEVARLMKESKDPAEAAERIMQLCVARDQGQAGVTTTTTPPASALLSGRNPTPPPGCLKKEKRTRFMAVPDEIIG; translated from the exons ATGGGCAACGCTCTGGCGGGGAGGCGGCGCGCGGCCAAGGTGATGACGGTGGACGGCGGGACGTTCCGGTACAAGACCCCGGCCGCGGCgggggcggcgctgcgcggccacCCGGGGCACCAGCTCCTGGAGTCGGAGGAGGTGCGGCGCCTGGGCGTGCGCGCGCGCCCGATGGACCGCGACGCGCCGCTCAAGCCCGGGAAGCTCTACTTCCTGGTGCAGAtcccgcgcggcggcggcgacgacgacgacccgcGCGCGCCGCGCAAGACGTGGTCGGGCGCGCTGCACGTCGGCGCCAGGGAGCGGCTGGAGAGCCTGATGCTGTCCCGGCGCACGGTGTCGGACGTGGCGGCGTCCATCGTGCCGTCGTCGGCCGCGCGGCTCGCCGCCATGAGCAAGCCGCCGTCGTCCGTGGAGGTGGGCGTGGACGGCGCGGTGCGGCTGCGGATGCGCCTGCCCAAGGCCGAGGTGGCGCGGCTGATGAAGGAGAGCAAGGACCCCGCCGAGGCCGCCGAGCGGATCATGCAGCTCTGCGTCGCCAGGGACCAGGGCCAGGCCGgcgtcaccaccaccaccacgccgCCGGCCTCCGCGCTGCTGTCCGGCAGGAacccgacgccgccgccgggctGCTTGAAGAAAGAG AAGCGGACGAGGTTCATGGCGGTTCCAGACGAGATCATCGGATGA
- the LOC8056241 gene encoding U-box domain-containing protein 35 isoform X2, with translation MPTQEETVVTESSPSSDPPITIGLAVSSSKSSKYAVRWALKNFGTRKRTRFMLIHVRQKVTLVPTPMGNYVPVDQVRDDIASAYEKEVECEAQNMLLMYRNMCDGKVEAEVLVVKGDDVAETISGVVLACQIHKLFVGVSSQGNFIRKSKGTRTSSRICKCVPSFCMVYAISKGGLSMVYSPGSESDNSSKILQVNESSNSELSSDKSSVSDITPSAISRSNSLGGNLDSLPSAHHNWPHSLQEHLSGSTSTSTVDAQSISPCTDGSSNLRISEKSPTVSRALQELMLSEDEGLMLSEDKASTPCASGQISGSSNLPITDKAPTVSNALQELMLSEDKDNVNFELEKLRIKLGHMKGVCKLVQDESTSASQQMIDLVERRAQEEARLLEVHYRINTTIEAAQKEREQRYAVEAQARHVRDLAKEEALKKQNLQLRASREADNMQKLEKLLESGGKSYIIFTWEEIESATSSFSEALKIGSGANGTVYKGKIHQKTVAIKVLKSDDSRITKHFEQELEILGKTRHRHLLLLLGACLDRACLVYEYMENGSLEDRLQCKGGTAPLPWYHRFRIAWEISLALVYLHSSKPKPIIHRDLKPANILLDSNFTSKIGDAGLATLLPLRDASSTHTIQKATDLVGTLFYMDPEYQRTGQVSAKSDVYALGMVFLQLLTANSPMGLADTVERAVEEDRLIDILDQHAGKWPVREAHELTQLGLRCLEMRSKDRPDLKSKVLVVLERLNNMASTACDSVQAVPVAPPSHFICPILKRVMQNPCIASDGYSYERVAIEMWLHENDVSPLTKTRLPDKNLVPNHALLCLINCWKGEAGATGLIC, from the exons ATGCCTACCCAAGAAGAAACTGTGGTCACTGAATCATCACCGTCTAGTGATCCACCTATCACTATTGGGTTGGCCGTGAGCAGCTCCAAGTCCAGCAAGTATGCAGTGAGATGGGCTCTGAAAAACTTTGGTACCAGAAAGAGGACAAGGTTCATGCTCATCCATGTCCGGCAAAAGGTCACACTTGTCCCAACCCCGA TGGGCAACTATGTTCCTGTTGATCAAGTGAGGGATGACATTGCCAGTGCATATGAAAAGGAAGTGGAATGTGAGGCCCAAAATATGCTCCTTATGTACAGGAACATGTGTGATGGGAAG GTTGAAGCTGAAGTATTGGTTGTCAAGGGTGATGATGTGGCAGAAACTATTTCAGGTGTTGTCTTAGCATGccaaatccacaagctttttgTTGGTGTCTCTTCTCAAGGCAACTTTATTAG GAAGTCCAAGGGCACTAGGACGTCCTCTCGCATATGCAAGTGTGTTCCAAGTTTTTGTATGGTGTATGCTATTTCAAAAGGTGGGTTGTCCATGGTTTACTCTCCTGGATCAGAAAGTGACAACAGTTCTAAGATACTCCAGGTCAACGAGAGTTCTAACAGTGAGCTTTCTTCAGATAAGTCATCGGTATCAG ATATTACACCTTCCGCAATTTCCAGATCCAACTCGCTTGGTGGGAATCTGGACAGTCTCCCCTCTGCACATCATAATTGGCCACACTCTTTACAAGAACATCTCTCTGGAAGCACTTCAACGTCTACTGTTGATGCTCAAAGTATCAGTCCTTGTACTGATGGATCTAGTAACTTGCGTATCTCAGAAAAAAGTCCAACCGTGAGCAGGGCACTGCAGGAATTGATGCTCTCAGAGGACGAG GGATTGATGCTTTCGGAGGACAAG GCAAGCACTCCTTGTGCTAGTGGTCAAATATCTGGATCTAGTAACTTGCCCATCACAGACAAAGCTCCAACTGTAAGCAATGCACTGCAAGAATTGATGCTTTCAGAAGACAAG GATAATGTCAATTTTGAGCTTGAAAAACTCAGGATTAAACTAGGACATATGAAAGGAGTGTGCAAACTCGTTCAGGATGAGTCTACCAGTGCTTCTCAGCAA ATGATTGACCTAGTTGAAAGACgtgctcaagaggaagctcggcTGCTGGAGGTCCACTACAGGATCAACACTACTATTGAGGCAGCACAGAAAGAGAGGGAGCAGCGGTACGCTGTAGAGGCGCAAGCCAGGCATGTGAGGGACCTTGCAAAAGAAGAAGCTTTGAAAAAGCAGAATTTGCAGCTTAGGGCATCAAGGGAGGCTGATAATATGCAAAAGCTGGAGAAACTTCTTGAATCGGGAGGCAAGTCATACATAATATTTACATGGGAGGAGATAGAATCTGCTACATCATCGTTTTCAGAGGCACTTAAGATTGGATCGGGAGCTAATGGAACAGTGTACAAGGGCAAAATCCACCAGAAGACAGTGGCCATAAAAGTACTCAAATCTGATGACAGCCGCATCACCAAACATTTCGAACAGGAG CTTGAGATTTTGGGTAAGACCCGGCATCGCCATTTGTTGCTGCTTCTAGGTGCCTGTCTGGACAGAGCTTGCTTGGTGTACGAATACATGGAGAATGGCAGCCTTGAGGATCGGCTGCAGTGCAAAGGAGGCACAGCCCCACTCCCATGGTACCACCGTTTCCGTATTGCATGGGAAATATCATTGGCTCTTGTCTATCTACACAGTTCAAAACCAAAGCCAATTATCCACCGTGACCTCAAGCCTGCAAATATACTCCTTGACAGCAATTTCACTAGCAAAATTGGCGATGCAGGCCTTGCAACATTGCTTCCCTTAAGGGACGCTTCGTCAACACATACAATTCAAAAAGCAACAGATCTAGTTGGTACACTATTTTACATGGATCCAGAGTATCAGAGGACAGGTCAAGTCTCAGCAAAATCTGATGTATACGCTTTGGGCATGGTGTTCTTGCAGCTTCTGACTGCAAATTCACCAATGGGGCTAGCAGACACTGTTGAGCGAGCAGTGGAAGAGGATCGCCTTATTGACATCCTGGACCAGCATGCAGGAAAGTGGCCTGTGCGAGAAGCGCATGAGCTAACTCAGCTTGGCCTAAGATGTTTGGAAATGCGAAGCAAGGATCGACCTGACCTGAAGTCTAAGGTTCTTGTAGTTTTAGAGCGGCTGAACAATATGGCCAGCACTGCCTGTGACTCAGTGCAGGCAGTCCCAGTTGCACCACCAAGCCATTTTATTTGCCCTATACTCAAG AGGGTAATGCAGAATCCATGCATCGCATCTGACGGGTACTCATACGAGCGGGTTGCGATTGAGATGTGGCTTCATGAGAATGATGTGTCACCATTGACGAAGACACGGCTTCCTGACAAGAACTTGGTGCCCAATCATGCTCTGCTATGCCTGATCAATTGTTGGAAGGGAGAAGCAGGAGCTACTGGGCTCATTTGCTGA